One genomic segment of Clostridium estertheticum subsp. estertheticum includes these proteins:
- the recX gene encoding recombination regulator RecX has protein sequence MSSLITKIEFQKKNKARVNIYMDGEYAFACDAQLVYIHNITKGRAMDKESLESIVNEDNYIKGKTCALHFLERSFKSTKQVIDKLTMKEFDAKTIERVMDFLRRYDFIDDSLFIQLYIKEKIRSCGKNKIKFALLKKFLPKELINEELNKITSEQLLETALKLANKKIVTLSKSEKDHQKLYKKTSDYLARSGYDYELIRKVMDEIASDDKDDDLVEGAPLGKGEVYEDTSAQDYNKLYELASKRYNILIKSETDKKKIYKRLYDYLLRRGFRWEQIKKVLGNLINGVEDE, from the coding sequence TTGAGTAGTCTTATTACAAAAATTGAATTCCAAAAGAAGAATAAAGCTAGAGTTAACATCTATATGGATGGGGAGTATGCTTTTGCATGTGATGCTCAGCTTGTTTATATTCATAATATAACTAAAGGTAGAGCCATGGACAAGGAGAGCCTTGAAAGTATAGTTAATGAAGATAATTATATAAAAGGAAAAACTTGTGCACTTCATTTTTTAGAAAGAAGCTTTAAGTCAACAAAGCAAGTAATAGATAAATTAACGATGAAAGAATTTGATGCTAAGACCATAGAACGGGTAATGGACTTTCTAAGGCGGTATGATTTTATTGATGATAGTCTATTTATCCAGTTATATATAAAAGAAAAAATTAGATCTTGTGGTAAAAATAAGATTAAGTTTGCCTTATTAAAAAAATTTCTACCTAAGGAATTGATTAATGAAGAACTTAATAAAATAACTAGTGAGCAGCTATTGGAAACAGCTTTAAAGTTAGCAAATAAAAAGATTGTAACATTATCTAAGAGTGAAAAAGACCACCAAAAACTATACAAAAAAACATCAGATTATTTAGCCCGTAGTGGATATGATTACGAATTAATTAGAAAAGTTATGGATGAAATCGCCAGTGATGACAAGGATGATGACCTTGTAGAAGGTGCACCTTTAGGGAAAGGTGAGGTGTATGAAGATACATCCGCACAAGATTATAATAAATTGTACGAACTAGCTAGTAAAAGGTACAATATATTAATTAAGTCAGAGACTGATAAGAAAAAAATATACAAAAGGCTTTACGATTATCTTTTAAGGCGTGGTTTTAGGTGGGAACAAATCAAAAAAGTATTAGGAAATTTGATTAATGGTGTGGAAGATGAATAG
- a CDS encoding IS3 family transposase (programmed frameshift): MSNKTFTEKDVAILAKNKNVKAVSMKGITYTDEFKRIFIIENEKGKFPREIFEENGFDIDIVGIKRAKSSGSRWRAAYRNEGICGLNDARNANTGRPRVRELSADERCERLKAQINLLKAENELLKKIGHPRKKADKQEIILVAQEKFILINSQIEKYKLKNMLTHLCKITGVSRSGYYNYFSTKALSRRRQRDRLDEAVGEIVLNAYNFKNRKKGARQIKMTLEGEFGIVYNLKRIRRIMKKYGIICPIRKANPYKRMMKATKEHTVLKNLLNRNFKQNIPGKVLLTDITYLFYGKSKKAYLSTIKDGSTNEILAYNVTDNLRLDIVTDTIHNLKKNRKIKLPKDAFIHSDQGFHYTNPTFQKLVKKSGLGQSMSRRGNCWDNAPQESFFGHFKDEAYIKSCETLEQLKQEIKQYMIYYNKFRYQWGLKKMTPVQYRNHLLKSA, encoded by the exons ATGAGCAACAAAACATTTACAGAAAAAGATGTAGCAATACTAGCTAAAAACAAAAATGTTAAAGCAGTAAGTATGAAGGGAATTACATATACAGATGAATTTAAACGCATTTTTATAATAGAGAACGAAAAAGGAAAATTTCCAAGGGAGATATTTGAAGAAAATGGGTTTGATATAGATATAGTTGGGATTAAACGTGCTAAATCATCAGGATCTCGCTGGAGAGCTGCATATAGAAATGAAGGTATATGTGGACTAAATGATGCAAGAAATGCGAATACTGGAAGACCAAGAGTGAGAGAACTTTCCGCAGACGAAAGATGCGAGCGCCTTAAAGCCCAAATTAACTTGCTGAAAGCTGAGAATGAATTGTTAAAAAAAATCG GACATCCTAGAAAGAAGGCTGATAAGCAAGAAATAATCTTAGTAGCACAGGAAAAATTTATTCTTATAAATTCACAAATCGAAAAATATAAGCTCAAAAATATGCTTACCCATTTATGCAAAATTACGGGTGTATCTCGTTCTGGATATTACAATTATTTCTCTACTAAAGCTCTCAGCCGTAGGCGCCAACGCGATAGGTTGGATGAAGCAGTAGGTGAAATTGTACTAAATGCATATAACTTTAAAAATCGTAAAAAAGGAGCTAGACAAATAAAAATGACATTAGAAGGCGAATTTGGAATCGTATACAATTTAAAACGTATTAGAAGAATAATGAAAAAGTATGGTATCATTTGCCCCATTAGAAAAGCGAATCCATATAAACGTATGATGAAAGCTACAAAGGAGCATACTGTTTTAAAAAATCTATTAAATAGAAATTTCAAACAGAATATACCTGGAAAAGTATTGCTTACAGATATAACTTATCTATTTTACGGAAAAAGTAAGAAGGCATATTTATCTACGATTAAGGATGGATCTACAAATGAGATTTTGGCATACAATGTGACTGATAATTTGAGATTAGATATCGTAACAGACACTATACATAATCTGAAAAAGAATAGAAAAATTAAATTGCCTAAAGATGCATTTATACACTCAGATCAAGGATTTCATTATACGAATCCGACATTTCAAAAGCTAGTAAAAAAATCTGGTTTAGGACAATCAATGTCAAGACGTGGAAACTGCTGGGATAATGCTCCACAAGAATCATTCTTTGGCCATTTCAAAGATGAGGCATACATAAAATCATGTGAAACATTAGAACAACTAAAGCAAGAGATTAAGCAATATATGATCTACTATAATAAATTTAGATATCAATGGGGTCTAAAAAAGATGACTCCTGTTCAATACAGAAATCATCTTCTCAAATCAGCATAG
- a CDS encoding transglutaminase-like domain-containing protein yields MILLLLFIYPIIRGFISKFSSEYLKGSIEGVFQSFSFLFSLCLGIYYTKKIFIQHDEGMYANIYKNIPPKAIEFINSSPLVIYILLMPLLIMIIYSIITFVVNIIAHITLYPLFDTIENKLKKKSILFNRIVGAIFQVPKAISYVIVITFVLNFMSLLNVADTYNKYLEESQAYNYISKEVVIPLTNSKLAKKLPNIVNNSFTIVVKDPSTLAPNVQNNRKQGIVYYNGITLEQGVKSNDEINKFAINLAQGKDGTRDKAKAIYKWVGSEIVYSDEKANRVLNNDTQMTSGAIPTFDSKSGICFDYACLYVAMCRANNIKVRIITGQGFNGSNWVSHAWNQVYIAGENKWINVDPTFLIGGDYFDTKRFTIDHKQESIAGEW; encoded by the coding sequence ATGATTTTGTTATTATTATTTATATACCCAATAATTAGAGGGTTTATATCTAAGTTTTCATCGGAATATTTAAAAGGATCTATTGAAGGCGTCTTTCAAAGCTTCTCTTTTTTGTTTTCTTTGTGTTTAGGAATTTATTACACTAAAAAAATATTTATTCAACATGATGAAGGCATGTATGCAAACATATATAAAAATATACCGCCAAAGGCTATAGAATTTATTAATAGTAGTCCATTGGTAATTTATATATTGCTTATGCCACTTTTGATAATGATAATTTACAGCATCATAACTTTTGTTGTTAATATTATTGCTCATATCACTCTTTATCCTTTATTTGATACTATAGAGAATAAGTTAAAGAAAAAGAGTATTTTATTTAATAGAATTGTTGGTGCAATATTTCAAGTGCCTAAAGCAATTTCTTATGTAATTGTTATTACTTTTGTATTGAATTTTATGTCACTTCTCAATGTAGCGGATACATATAATAAGTATTTGGAAGAATCACAAGCATACAATTATATATCAAAGGAAGTAGTAATTCCTCTTACTAATTCGAAACTTGCGAAAAAACTTCCTAATATCGTTAATAATTCATTTACGATAGTTGTGAAAGATCCTTCTACACTTGCGCCTAATGTACAAAACAATAGGAAACAGGGTATTGTTTATTACAACGGCATTACACTAGAGCAAGGAGTTAAGTCTAATGATGAGATAAATAAGTTCGCTATTAACTTAGCTCAAGGTAAAGATGGTACGAGGGATAAAGCCAAGGCTATATACAAGTGGGTAGGTAGTGAAATAGTTTATAGTGACGAAAAAGCAAATAGAGTATTAAATAATGATACACAAATGACATCTGGAGCCATCCCAACTTTTGATTCTAAAAGTGGAATATGTTTCGATTATGCATGTCTCTACGTCGCTATGTGCAGAGCTAACAATATAAAGGTTAGAATTATAACTGGTCAAGGGTTTAATGGAAGTAATTGGGTTAGTCATGCTTGGAATCAAGTATATATAGCAGGAGAGAATAAATGGATTAATGTAGATCCTACATTTTTAATTGGAGGAGACTATTTTGATACTAAAAGATTTACTATAGATCATAAGCAAGAGAGCATAGCTGGAGAGTGGTAA